One segment of Clostridium ljungdahlii DSM 13528 DNA contains the following:
- a CDS encoding FAD-dependent oxidoreductase translates to MSYENLLSPINIGSLKIRNRVVMGAMGSATANENATISECECAYYAERAKGGVGLIINEVTRVNNDTGIMMPRQSSAATDECIPGLRKLANAVHYYDGAIFIQLHHPGRQTVCEVIGGKPTISPSGIKSMLTQAPCREMTNAEVKSLVQDFINAAERCYKAGIDGVELHAAHGYMLNQFLSPFTNKRTDEYGGSTENRARIIKEIIQGIRQRVGREYPVIMRISADEFLRDSVFPIKEDGLLLDEAVEICKYLVPFGLDAINVSAGIYETMNKAWEPTSYPEGWKIYLAEAVKKAVDVPVFGVGTIRNPDFAEKVISEGKVDCVTIARGLLADPDWVKKTAEGRVDEIRRCISCLNCMDSMAVNGMKGEPFSCAINARAAREWFYNSSRQDGNGRMVVVVGGGPSGMEAARVLAERKFKVILFEKNSELGGQLCLANKPPHKEKINWLIKYFEVQLKKLGVEVHLNTPATIESIKELSPYAVFIGTGSTSIVPKSIPGVQGKNVCTSSDILSGKVKISNKKVAVIGSGMTGLETAELLGTMNNKVYVVEMMDKIGPDASWQNLTDVQGRLEKMNTSFMPSHKLVDITDESVILEEKDGEKEKLPVEYVVLSLGVHADQTLAEKLNTNFHNVIKIGDTAQVGRIANAVSTAFAEAYKLN, encoded by the coding sequence ATGAGTTATGAAAATTTATTATCTCCAATAAATATTGGAAGCTTAAAAATACGAAACCGTGTTGTAATGGGAGCTATGGGATCAGCAACTGCAAATGAAAATGCAACAATTTCTGAATGTGAATGTGCATACTATGCTGAACGAGCTAAAGGCGGAGTAGGCCTTATTATAAATGAGGTTACTCGAGTAAACAACGATACTGGAATTATGATGCCCCGCCAATCTTCTGCAGCTACTGATGAATGTATTCCAGGTCTTAGAAAGCTTGCAAATGCAGTACATTATTATGATGGTGCTATCTTCATTCAATTGCATCATCCAGGACGTCAAACTGTATGTGAAGTAATTGGTGGAAAACCAACAATTTCTCCAAGCGGCATTAAAAGTATGCTAACTCAAGCACCCTGTCGTGAAATGACAAACGCAGAAGTAAAGAGTCTTGTACAAGATTTTATAAATGCAGCAGAAAGATGCTACAAAGCTGGTATTGATGGTGTTGAACTTCATGCAGCACATGGATATATGCTAAATCAATTTCTTTCCCCATTTACAAACAAACGAACTGATGAATACGGTGGAAGTACGGAAAATAGAGCTCGTATTATTAAAGAAATTATCCAGGGAATTCGTCAGCGAGTTGGCCGTGAATATCCAGTAATTATGAGAATATCTGCAGATGAATTTTTAAGAGATTCTGTATTTCCAATTAAGGAAGATGGATTATTGTTAGATGAAGCTGTTGAAATTTGTAAATACCTTGTACCTTTTGGACTGGATGCCATAAATGTATCTGCTGGAATTTATGAAACAATGAATAAAGCTTGGGAACCTACTTCTTATCCAGAAGGATGGAAAATATATTTAGCAGAAGCTGTTAAAAAAGCAGTTGATGTGCCTGTATTTGGAGTAGGTACCATCCGTAATCCTGATTTCGCTGAAAAAGTTATCTCAGAAGGAAAAGTAGATTGCGTAACAATTGCCAGAGGCTTACTTGCTGATCCCGATTGGGTAAAGAAAACTGCTGAGGGCAGAGTAGATGAAATTCGAAGATGTATTTCATGTTTAAATTGCATGGATTCCATGGCAGTTAATGGTATGAAAGGTGAACCATTTTCTTGTGCAATTAATGCAAGAGCTGCTCGTGAATGGTTTTATAATAGTTCCAGACAAGATGGAAATGGACGTATGGTAGTTGTCGTAGGTGGAGGTCCATCCGGAATGGAAGCAGCACGTGTTCTAGCAGAACGTAAATTCAAAGTAATACTATTTGAAAAAAATTCAGAACTTGGCGGACAATTATGTTTAGCAAACAAGCCACCTCACAAAGAAAAAATTAATTGGCTTATTAAATATTTTGAAGTTCAATTAAAAAAACTAGGTGTTGAAGTTCATTTAAATACACCAGCAACAATAGAATCCATTAAAGAATTGAGTCCATATGCAGTGTTTATAGGCACAGGCTCCACGTCTATAGTGCCTAAATCTATTCCTGGTGTACAAGGTAAAAACGTTTGTACAAGTTCTGATATTTTATCAGGAAAAGTTAAAATTTCAAATAAAAAGGTGGCAGTTATAGGTTCTGGTATGACTGGGCTTGAAACAGCTGAATTATTAGGTACAATGAACAATAAAGTATACGTTGTAGAAATGATGGATAAAATTGGTCCTGATGCTAGCTGGCAAAACTTAACCGATGTACAAGGTAGATTAGAAAAAATGAACACCTCTTTCATGCCATCTCACAAATTAGTAGATATTACAGACGAGTCAGTTATATTAGAAGAAAAAGATGGAGAAAAAGAGAAGCTTCCAGTTGAATATGTAGTACTTTCTTTAGGAGTACATGCTGATCAGACTTTAGCAGAGAAATTAAATACAAATTTCCACAATGTAATTAAAATTGGTGACACTGCACAAGTTGGCAGAATTGCAAATGCAGTATCTACAGCGTTTGCAGAAGCTTATAAATTAAACTAA